From Bosea sp. NBC_00550, the proteins below share one genomic window:
- a CDS encoding alpha-hydroxy acid oxidase, whose amino-acid sequence MAQPLTIEDLRILAKRRVPRMFYDYADSGAWTEGTYRSNETDFAKIKLRQRVAVDMTDRSLASDMIGRPVAMPVALAPTGLTGMQHADGEILAARAAAKAGVPFTLSTMSICSIEDVANHTSAPFWFQLYVMKDREFISRLIQRAKAAGCSALMLTLDLQVLGQRHKDIRNGLSAPPKPTIANLINLAMKPRWCLKMLDTPRRQFGNIVGHVTGVADMSSLSSWTASQFDPKLNWDDVRWIKDQWGGKLILKGILDPEDAEMAAKSGADALIVSNHGGRQLDGALSSIEALPGIVEQVGGRMEVLFDGGIRSGQDVLKAIALGAKGTFIGRAFLYGLGAMGEQGVTAALDIIRKELDVTMALCGLRDIRDVDQNILVGGREGAMKRLAS is encoded by the coding sequence ATGGCCCAGCCCCTCACCATCGAAGACCTGCGCATTCTGGCCAAGCGCCGCGTGCCGCGCATGTTCTACGATTACGCCGATTCCGGCGCCTGGACCGAGGGCACCTACCGCTCGAACGAGACCGACTTCGCCAAGATCAAGCTGCGCCAGCGCGTCGCCGTCGACATGACCGACCGCTCGCTCGCCTCCGACATGATCGGCCGGCCCGTCGCGATGCCGGTCGCGCTCGCGCCCACGGGCCTCACCGGGATGCAGCATGCCGATGGCGAGATCCTCGCCGCCCGCGCAGCAGCCAAGGCCGGCGTGCCCTTCACCCTCTCGACCATGAGCATCTGCTCGATCGAGGACGTGGCGAACCACACCAGCGCGCCGTTCTGGTTCCAGCTCTACGTGATGAAGGACCGCGAGTTCATCTCCCGCCTGATCCAGCGCGCCAAGGCAGCCGGCTGCTCGGCGCTGATGCTGACGCTCGACCTGCAGGTCCTCGGCCAGCGCCACAAGGACATCCGCAACGGCCTTTCCGCCCCGCCGAAGCCGACCATCGCCAACCTGATCAACCTGGCGATGAAGCCGCGCTGGTGCCTGAAGATGCTGGACACGCCGCGTCGGCAGTTCGGCAACATCGTCGGCCACGTCACCGGCGTCGCCGACATGTCCTCGCTCTCCTCCTGGACCGCCAGCCAGTTCGACCCGAAGCTGAACTGGGACGACGTCCGGTGGATCAAGGACCAGTGGGGCGGCAAGCTGATCCTCAAGGGCATCCTCGATCCTGAGGATGCCGAGATGGCGGCCAAGAGCGGCGCCGACGCGCTCATCGTCTCGAACCATGGCGGCCGCCAGCTCGACGGCGCGCTGTCCTCGATCGAGGCCCTGCCCGGCATCGTCGAGCAGGTCGGCGGCCGCATGGAGGTATTGTTCGACGGCGGCATCCGCTCCGGCCAGGACGTGCTGAAGGCGATCGCGCTCGGCGCCAAGGGCACCTTCATCGGCCGCGCCTTCCTCTACGGGCTCGGCGCAATGGGCGAGCAGGGCGTCACCGCCGCGCTCGACATCATCCGCAAGGAGCTCGACGTCACCATGGCGCTCTGCGGCCTGCGCGACATCAGGGATGTCGACCAGAACATCCTTGTCGGCGGGCGCGAAGGGGCGATGAAGCGGCTGGCGAGCTGA
- a CDS encoding cold-shock protein, which translates to MATGTVKWFNTEKGYGFIQPAEGGKDVFVHITAVKEAGMMTLTEGQNVSFELKTERGKTAAGDLKVL; encoded by the coding sequence ATGGCGACCGGAACCGTCAAATGGTTCAACACTGAGAAGGGGTATGGCTTCATTCAACCGGCAGAAGGCGGCAAGGACGTGTTCGTCCATATCACCGCCGTCAAGGAAGCCGGGATGATGACGCTGACGGAAGGGCAGAATGTGTCGTTCGAGCTGAAGACCGAACGCGGCAAGACCGCGGCGGGCGATCTGAAAGTGCTCTGA
- a CDS encoding glycoside hydrolase family 3 N-terminal domain-containing protein, which translates to MVLRLVAALLLFCTASAAFAQQPVAWKTGREAREIERKVDALIGRMTLEEKVGQLHLSGRGEGFDINKVRSGDMGAVMNFVVPAEVLAVQKAVRESRLKIPLIIGLDAVHGFSTYFPLPLGQASSWNPALIEQAAYWTGREASAAGINWTFAPMVDISRDPRWGRVLEGAGEDAWLGSIVATARTLGYQRGGVATSVKHFVGYGAAEAGRDYNSTWIPTSQLFDLYLPPFKASFEAGSMTAMAAFNALNGVPATAHKGMLTDLLRGKWGFRGFVTSDFGSITELRLHGIARDDAEAARKALIAGIDMDMMGDVYHKHLANEVRAGRVPVKVLDEAVRRVLRVKYHLGLFEKPDVDPAAAPKLMQTEAAREVALQAAREGAILLRNADQTLPIRDTVKSVAVIGAMAVPEDERVWTDPAGLGRRVITPLPDALRERLPKDVAINYQPAFAKNCGTEFADKEAALRAAAESDLVVAMLGEDCEFMGEAASRTKLELPGVQQELLEALVRTGKPVVLVLATGRPLVLTWASEHVAAILQTFHGGTEGRTAIADILTGRYNPSGRVPMSFPRSVGQIPVYYNQLPTGRPEKIRQRYESIFMDELNEPLYPFGYGLSYSRFTYADPRVSASSMALTGVVEVSVDVTNTGARDGHEVVQLYIRQPVASLSRPLRELKGFEKVMLKAGETKTVRFRLEAAKLGAHDEQGRYVVDPGEVEIYLGGSSRAAAKTQVILTKS; encoded by the coding sequence ATGGTTCTGCGGCTCGTCGCTGCCCTTCTGCTGTTCTGCACGGCCTCCGCTGCCTTCGCGCAGCAGCCCGTGGCCTGGAAAACCGGGCGGGAGGCGCGCGAGATCGAACGCAAGGTCGACGCGCTGATCGGGCGGATGACGCTGGAGGAGAAGGTCGGCCAGCTCCACCTCTCGGGCCGCGGCGAGGGCTTCGACATCAACAAGGTCCGCAGCGGCGACATGGGCGCGGTGATGAACTTCGTCGTGCCGGCCGAGGTTCTGGCGGTGCAGAAGGCGGTCCGCGAAAGCCGCCTGAAGATACCGCTGATCATCGGGCTCGACGCCGTCCACGGTTTCTCGACCTATTTCCCGCTGCCGCTCGGCCAGGCTTCGAGCTGGAATCCGGCGCTGATCGAGCAGGCCGCCTATTGGACCGGGCGGGAGGCCTCGGCCGCCGGCATCAACTGGACCTTCGCGCCGATGGTCGACATCTCGCGCGATCCACGCTGGGGCCGCGTGCTCGAAGGGGCGGGCGAGGATGCCTGGCTCGGTTCGATCGTCGCGACGGCGCGCACCCTCGGTTATCAACGCGGTGGCGTCGCGACCTCGGTGAAGCATTTCGTCGGTTATGGCGCTGCCGAGGCGGGCCGCGACTACAACTCGACATGGATCCCGACGAGCCAGCTCTTCGACCTCTATCTGCCGCCGTTCAAGGCGTCGTTCGAGGCCGGCTCGATGACGGCGATGGCGGCCTTCAACGCCCTGAACGGCGTGCCGGCGACGGCGCATAAGGGCATGCTGACCGATCTGCTGCGCGGGAAATGGGGTTTCCGTGGCTTCGTCACCTCCGATTTCGGCTCGATCACGGAGCTGCGGCTGCACGGCATCGCCCGCGACGACGCGGAAGCCGCGCGCAAGGCGCTGATCGCCGGCATCGACATGGACATGATGGGCGACGTCTACCACAAGCACCTCGCCAACGAGGTCCGCGCCGGGCGCGTGCCGGTGAAGGTGCTGGACGAGGCAGTCCGGCGCGTGCTGCGCGTGAAATACCATCTCGGCCTGTTCGAGAAGCCGGATGTCGACCCTGCCGCCGCACCGAAGCTGATGCAGACGGAAGCGGCCCGCGAGGTCGCGCTGCAGGCGGCGCGCGAGGGCGCGATCCTCCTCAGGAACGCCGACCAGACGCTGCCGATCCGGGACACGGTGAAGTCGGTCGCGGTGATCGGCGCCATGGCGGTGCCGGAGGATGAGCGGGTCTGGACCGATCCGGCGGGGCTGGGGCGGCGCGTCATCACGCCCCTGCCGGATGCGCTGCGCGAGCGGCTGCCGAAGGATGTCGCGATCAACTACCAGCCGGCCTTTGCCAAGAATTGCGGCACGGAGTTCGCCGACAAGGAGGCTGCGCTCCGCGCCGCGGCGGAGAGCGATCTCGTCGTCGCCATGCTCGGCGAGGACTGCGAATTCATGGGCGAGGCAGCCTCGCGCACCAAGCTCGAACTTCCCGGCGTGCAGCAGGAACTGCTCGAGGCGCTGGTCAGGACCGGCAAGCCGGTGGTGCTGGTGCTGGCGACGGGCCGGCCGCTCGTGCTGACCTGGGCGAGCGAGCATGTCGCCGCGATCCTGCAGACCTTCCATGGCGGCACGGAGGGGCGCACGGCCATCGCCGACATCCTGACCGGGCGCTACAACCCGTCGGGCCGGGTGCCGATGAGCTTCCCGCGCTCGGTCGGGCAGATCCCGGTGTATTACAACCAGCTCCCGACCGGCCGCCCGGAAAAGATCCGCCAGCGCTACGAGTCCATCTTCATGGACGAGCTCAACGAGCCGCTCTACCCCTTCGGCTACGGGCTGTCCTACAGCCGCTTCACCTATGCCGATCCGCGCGTCTCGGCTTCCTCGATGGCGCTGACGGGTGTGGTCGAGGTTTCGGTCGATGTCACCAATACCGGCGCGCGCGATGGCCACGAGGTGGTACAGCTTTATATCCGCCAGCCGGTGGCGAGCCTCTCGCGGCCGCTGCGCGAGTTGAAAGGCTTCGAGAAGGTGATGCTCAAGGCCGGAGAGACGAAAACCGTGCGTTTCAGGCTGGAAGCCGCGAAACTCGGCGCCCATGACGAACAGGGACGCTACGTCGTCGATCCCGGCGAGGTCGAAATCTACCTGGGAGGTTCATCCCGCGCCGCAGCGAAAACGCAGGTGATCCTGACCAAGTCTTGA
- a CDS encoding YitT family protein: MSQTTIAAMPHRHRLYEDLLALPLGTLMISFGIVLFTKATVLTGGAAGLALLLQFAIGADFSLLFFVINLPFYWLAFRRMGFAFTLRTVAAVALISLFVWATPGWFRIEAVAPLYAAIVGGVAMGLGLLALARHRTAIGGVNILALYLQERHGLRAGWVQLAIDGAIFAAALFLLPLDKVALSLVGTLVINAILAMNHKPGRYMAVS, translated from the coding sequence ATGTCTCAGACCACCATCGCAGCCATGCCGCACAGACACCGCCTCTACGAAGATCTGCTCGCCCTGCCGCTGGGCACGCTGATGATCAGCTTCGGCATCGTGCTCTTCACCAAGGCCACGGTGCTGACCGGCGGCGCGGCCGGGCTGGCGCTGTTGCTCCAATTCGCCATAGGCGCCGATTTCAGCCTGCTCTTCTTCGTCATCAACCTGCCGTTCTACTGGCTCGCCTTCCGGCGGATGGGCTTCGCCTTCACGCTGCGCACCGTCGCGGCCGTCGCCCTGATCTCGCTCTTCGTCTGGGCGACGCCGGGTTGGTTCCGCATCGAGGCTGTCGCGCCGCTCTATGCCGCGATCGTCGGCGGCGTCGCGATGGGCCTCGGCCTGCTGGCATTGGCGCGCCACCGCACCGCAATCGGCGGGGTCAACATCCTCGCGCTCTACCTGCAGGAGCGCCACGGCCTGCGCGCCGGCTGGGTCCAGCTCGCGATCGACGGCGCGATCTTCGCCGCCGCGCTTTTCCTGCTGCCGCTCGACAAGGTCGCGCTGTCCCTGGTCGGCACGCTCGTGATCAACGCCATCCTGGCGATGAACCACAAGCCGGGCCGCTACATGGCGGTCTCCTGA
- a CDS encoding ArsR/SmtB family transcription factor, whose protein sequence is MRQPTALSSDVLLAGLRAAGEETRLRILALLSEGELSVSDLTDILGQSQPRISRHLKLLAEAGLVRRSREGAWAFFRLDETGPGGAFAASLAAWLDLSDPVLAADRERLAAVRTTRAEAAQSYFASVARDWDRLRSLHVPDHAVEAAVEEAVGEGTPGAMLDLGTGTGRMLERIAPKFGRAVGVDANHAMLAVARANLEQAGLSRVELRQCDIYALPFARGSFDLVVIHQVLHFLDDPARAVREAAAMLAPGGRLIVVDFAPHDMEFLRTEHAHRRLGFSRVQIAGWFAEAGLACDLSREVTLADGGSGQLPVMLWRGRDRRVQADPPVRTIDFEVA, encoded by the coding sequence GTGCGGCAGCCGACGGCATTGTCCTCCGATGTGCTTCTCGCCGGCTTGCGGGCCGCGGGCGAGGAGACCCGCCTGCGCATTCTCGCGCTGCTGTCCGAGGGCGAGCTCTCGGTTTCGGACCTGACCGATATCCTCGGCCAATCGCAGCCGCGCATCTCGCGCCATCTCAAGCTTCTGGCCGAGGCCGGGCTGGTCCGGCGCTCGCGCGAGGGGGCCTGGGCCTTCTTCCGGCTCGACGAGACAGGGCCGGGCGGCGCCTTCGCCGCTTCGCTCGCCGCATGGCTCGATCTGAGTGACCCGGTGCTCGCCGCCGATCGCGAGCGGCTCGCCGCCGTGCGGACGACGCGGGCGGAGGCGGCGCAGAGCTATTTCGCCAGCGTCGCGCGCGACTGGGACCGGCTGCGCAGCCTGCATGTGCCGGACCATGCCGTGGAGGCGGCCGTCGAGGAGGCGGTCGGCGAGGGCACACCCGGCGCCATGCTCGATCTCGGCACCGGCACCGGCCGGATGCTGGAGCGGATCGCGCCGAAGTTCGGCCGCGCCGTAGGCGTCGACGCCAACCATGCGATGCTGGCGGTGGCGCGCGCCAATCTGGAGCAGGCTGGGCTTTCGCGCGTCGAGCTCAGGCAGTGCGACATCTACGCGCTGCCCTTCGCGCGCGGCTCCTTCGACCTCGTCGTCATCCATCAAGTGCTGCACTTCCTCGACGATCCCGCACGCGCCGTGCGCGAGGCGGCGGCGATGCTGGCGCCGGGCGGGCGATTGATCGTCGTCGATTTCGCCCCGCACGACATGGAATTCCTGCGGACCGAGCATGCGCATCGCCGGCTCGGCTTCTCGCGCGTGCAGATCGCGGGCTGGTTCGCCGAGGCAGGCCTCGCCTGCGACCTTTCCCGCGAAGTCACCCTGGCCGATGGCGGCTCCGGCCAGCTTCCGGTCATGCTCTGGCGCGGACGCGACCGGCGCGTCCAGGCCGATCCCCCGGTTCGTACGATCGATTTCGAGGTTGCGTGA